One Plasmodium vivax chromosome 13, whole genome shotgun sequence genomic region harbors:
- a CDS encoding POM1, putative (encoded by transcript PVX_085880A; Apicoplast targeted protein. Curated by Stuart Ralph, Walter and Eliza Hall Institute of Medical Research, Australia.) codes for MVRCRFFLFYLILIHYALAVRNKSRPKADFYLKTNCELVKRRKNGSKAYFKRKARGEDLGSRARYDDSQLWGRRNRCSGGNRVNRSNRERGALRATSTFVSKYYKININDVYSYLNRKKYEFIETDVKITLKYCPFCPPHKYKYDNMYKHEIFKNTGNSYCHRCGYKGSFYDFKLKMGDLITSNFENTVVDHTYEEEKITFNDVKVYSMNLLYSKEAEAARKYLTEERKLNLETLKKYYVGFSIMEFQSLENSGKFEKHECLIFPFIRKANGASSLGLMGSKHSTNEIDAQENASYEVVRIKVRSLRDKGYMRLYPKNVKDEVKLFFFGDHLVGSSEEVVLTEGEIDAMTVSQETNYAAISLPNGSKSLPIYLLPYLERFKKIHLWLDFDKAGKSSVFNFVNKIGLGRTNVITDANVHYLDEQLFERKRKNLLTKGGLLVPLTVGDSPIGVAEQKQGGIKENTQRGEENGHSENTLDGRSPNTAADPTSGTNKADLKTAEKEGDRRKNPICGETGSTQEGEQKKASENCKAKTLHFVQNNIMYLPNSIVVKDANDCLKHNIDVRFFIQNSEKVKHSQILNFNDLRQNILEELKYPDRINGVKSKTIPSLNKFLYGLRMGELSIWTGPTGVGKTTLLSQLSLDYCIQGVSTLWGSFEINNIKLGKVMLNQFCGKNLEKNIDLFDLYADKFELLPLKFLKFHGSTNIDQVLDAMDYAVYAYDVKHIIIDNLQFMLNINKFSDIYELQNIAIDKFRSFSTNKNVHITLVVHPRKEDNNLLSIASVFGSVKSTQEADNVFIIQRHVSKTNETVFFIDIKKNRFKGSLGRIPYLYNKENMTIKEMSIGYLNDSISSSGYGANGTPPSSNFLPSVNPPRDGLDFTLCDEYDYMKQLADEYESKHAVRRYRLGADGKANGVGSGSTNRPNASSLKCSQNVNSTDGGLVDSSRNNQNRDNKPVNQVGGVEDDPTRSNHVGSANGRGEKGGIKNILKGTDRGDTAPPVGGTPTSDKPSGGSSHVGTPAKPTGEKQELTADMSKQSVPSYRLSSEGIIKLCEEIKDNKGETLKDREITISMRSCVINKDSTIKDLRNFIKTNKLNIKTAGKNLKKVDVFIAILQSIPKEYITVKYVGGDVGKGNPTNNNVRMGGGENVKGGRLNGALAGNHNSVNGGGSPSRAIPIGGPTKNDLNIVTTARESPVNSHNLGHISSGHGSAPLTGDGQVGEKHYSEEIKSLYGEEVTKRYIQDNIINVDDNIVKRSGTFKLEGDDKMVGSEKLEYYEPVKKFDDDIESRFFLIHDSNYNERINHIYKNVTHCGLDIETTGLEVFDEKIRLIQIAVEDYPVIIYDMFNITKESILTGLREVLKNEKVVKIIQNGKFDAKFLMHNKFEVANIFDTYIASKLLDKNKNMYGFKLNNIVEKYLNVTLDKQQQNSVWNNSLLNNNQLFYAARDSSCLLKLYKKLKSEICRENMGTVNDIENKCILPICDMELNGITVDLESLSKSTNEILSELNEETSKLKAELKDEEINVNSQQQVLKALQNKNVRDVSNKLIENTSDSNLKNFLNHREVVLLRNYRRLYKLYSAFYLKLPQHINKKTNKIHTTFNQLKTFSGRFSSEKPNLQQIPRQKNIREIFIPQKDNIFIIADFRQIELKIAAEITNDDIMLKAYNNNIDLHTLTASIITKKAIADVNKEDRHIAKAINFGLIYGMNYVNLKNYANTYYNLNMNLDQCLYFYNSFFEHYKGIYRWHNQIKQMRALEYSTLSNRKVIFPYFSFTKALNYPVQGTCADILKLSLVELYKNLRPINGKIILCVHDEIIIEVDKKYQEDALKILVESMENSASFFLKKVKCEVSVKIAQNWGSKE; via the coding sequence ATGGTTCGATGTcgctttttcctcttctacCTAATCCTTATCCATTATGCGTTAGCAGTTCGAAATAAAAGTAGGCCGAAAGCGGATTTTTACTTGAAGACGAATTGCGAGTTGGTGAAGAGGCGAAAGAATGGCTCTAAGGCGTATTTCAAGAGGAAGGCGCGGGGTGAGGATTTGGGTTCGCGGGCTCGCTATGATGACTCGCAGCTATGGGGAAGACGCAACCGCTGCAGTGGCGGTAACCGCGTAAACCGGAGCAATCGTGAGAGAGGCGCTCTGCGCGCCACGAGCACGTTCGTGTCCAAGTActacaaaataaacataaacgACGTGTACAGCTACCTGAATAGGAAGAAATATGAGTTCATAGAGACAGACGTGAAGATAACGCTCAAATACTGCCCCTTCTGCCCGCCACACAAGTATAAATATGACAATATGTACAAGCAtgagatttttaaaaacacgGGAAATAGCTACTGCCACCGGTGCGGGTATAAAGGCAGCTTCTACGATTTCAAGCTAAAAATGGGGGACTTAATAACCAGCAATTTCGAAAACACCGTTGTAGACCATACCtatgaggaggaaaaaataaccttCAACGATGTCAAGGTGTATAGCATGAATTTGTTGTACTCCAAGGAGGCAGAAGCGGCAAGGAAATACTTAACCGAAGAGAGAAAGCTAAATTTAGAGACGCTCAAAAAGTATTACGTAGGATTTTCCATCATGGAATTTCAGTCGCTGGAAAATTCGGGGAAGTTTGAGAAGCACGAatgtttaattttcccctttataaGAAAGGCGAATGGTGCGAGCTCCCTGGGGTTGATGGGGAGCAAACACAGTACAAATGAGATAGACGCGCAGGAAAATGCCTCGTACGAAGTTGTCCGCATAAAGGTAAGAAGCTTGAGGGATAAGGGATACATGAGGTTGTACCCGAAGAACGTAAAAGACGAAGTGAAGTTATTCTTTTTCGGGGACCACTTGGTTGGCAGCTCCGAAGAGGTTGTCCTGACGGAAGGGGAGATAGATGCCATGACCGTAAGTCAGGAGACGAATTATGCAGCCATTTCCCTGCCCAATGGTTCCAAGTCGCTGCCGATATATTTGTTGCCCTATTTGGAAAGGTTCAAAAAGATACACCTGTGGCTCGATTTTGACAAGGCGGGGAAATCCAGCGTCTTTAATTTTGTCAATAAAATTGGGCTAGGGCGGACGAACGTAATAACCGATGCGAATGTGCACTATCTAGATGAGCAGCTCTTCGAGAGAAAGCggaaaaatttgttaaccAAAGGGGGTCTCCTCGTGCCCCTCACAGTTGGCGATAGCCCCATCGGCGTGGCGGAGCAGAAGCAGGGTGgtattaaagaaaatacgcaaaggggagaagaaaatggACACTCTGAGAACACCCTGGATGGAAGAAGCCCCAACACAGCTGCAGACCCCACGTCAGGCACAAACAAAGCAGATTTGAAAAcagcagaaaaggaaggtGACAGAAGGAAGAACCCCATTTGTGGTGAGACGGGAAGTACCCAagagggggagcaaaaaaaggcgagCGAAAATTGCAAAGCAAAAACGCTCCACTTTGTGCAGAACAATATTATGTACCTACCAAACAGCATCGTCGTGAAGGATGCCAATGACTGCCTAAAGCACAACATAGACGTTCgcttttttatacaaaatagCGAAAAGGTGAAACATAGCCAAATATTAAACTTCAACGATTTGAGACAAAACATTTTGGAAGAATTAAAATACCCAGATAGAATAAATGGGGTTAAGAGTAAAACCATTCCATCGTTAAATAAGTTTCTATATGGGCTACGCATGGGAGAGTTGTCCATATGGACAGGTCCAACGGGGGTAGGCAAAACTACCCTGCTATCCCAACTGTCACTAGATTATTGCATCCAGGGGGTATCTACCCTATGGGGGTCCTTCGaaattaataacataaaattaggAAAAGTAATGTTAAATcaattttgtggaaaaaacttagaaaaaaatatcgacCTATTTGACTTATATGCAGATAAATTTGAATTATTGCCTCTAAAATTTCTAAAGTTCCATGGAAGCACAAATATAGACCAAGTTTTAGACGCCATGGATTATGCAGTTTATGCCTACGATGTGAAGCACATCATTATAGACAATTTACAGTTTatgttaaatataaataaattttccgACATATATGAGCTACAGAACATTGCCATTGATAAGTTCAGATCGTTtagtacaaataaaaatgtgcatatcaCTTTGGTTGTTCATCCGAGGAAGGAGGATAACAATCTCCTCTCCATTGCCTCCGTTTTTGGTAGCGTCAAATCGACACAGGAGGCAGATAATGTGTTTATCATTCAGAGACATGTGTCCAAAACGAATgaaactgttttttttatagacATCAAAAAGAACAGGTTTAAGGGGAGCTTGGGTAGAATTCCCTACTTGTACAATAAGGAAAATATGACCATCAAGGAGATGTCCATTGGCTACTTAAATGATTCCATTTCGAGTAGCGGCTATGGGGCAAATGGtacccccccttcttccaattttttgccGAGTGTTAATCCCCCACGCGATGGATTGGACTTCACTCTGTGCGACGAATACGACTATATGAAGCAGCTGGCCGATGAGTACGAATCCAAGCACGCAGTGAGAAGGTACCGCCTTGGCGCTGATGGAAAGGCTAACGGTGTGGGGAGTGGAAGCACGAACAGGCCTAATGCTTCCTCCTTGAAGTGCTCCCAAAATGTAAATAGCACCGATGGAGGGTTGGTGGACTCCTCGCGCAATAACCAAAATAGGGATAACAAGCCGGTTAATCAGGTAGGCGGTGTGGAGGATGACCCCACGAGGAGTAACCACGTAGGTAGTGCAAACGGAAGGGGCGAAAAGGgaggcataaaaaatatactgaAGGGAACCGACCGAGGAGACACAGCCCCCCCTGTAGGAGGAACCCCAACGAGTGATAAACCAAGTGGTGGTAGCTCCCATGTGGGCACCCCTGCTAAGCCAACCGGGGAGAAGCAAGAACTAACCGCAGATATGTCCAAGCAGAGCGTACCATCCTACCGATTGAGCAGCGAAGGGATAATAAAACTATgcgaagaaataaaagacaACAAAGGGGAAACGCTAAAGGATAGAGAGATAACCATATCAATGAGGAGCTGTGTTATAAATAAAGACTCAACGATTAAGGACCTTCGAAACTTTATAAAGACAAACaagttaaatataaaaactgcGGGGAAGAACCTAAAAAAGGTAGACGTTTTTatagccattttgcagaGCATTCCGAAGGAGTACATAACGGTTAAGTATGTAGGAGGGGACGTGGGGAAGGGAAATCCTACCAACAACAATGTGCGAATGGGAGGTggtgaaaatgtgaaggggGGCAGACTCAATGGCGCGCTCGCAGGGAATCATAACAGTGTGAACGGTGGGGGGAGCCCGTCCAGGGCAATACCAATTGGGGGTCCCACCAAGAATGATCTCAACATCGTTACAACTGCGCGGGAATCCCCCGTGAATAGCCACAACCTTGGGCATATTTCAAGCGGACACGGGAGTGCCCCCCTAACGGGGGATGGCCAAGTAGGAGAAAAGCACTACagtgaagaaataaaatcgCTATACGGGGAGGAAGTCACGAAAAGGTACATCCAGGACAATATAATCAACGTAGACGACAACATTGTTAAGCGGAGTGGCACCTTCAAATTGGAAGGAGACGACAAAATGGTTGGGAGCGAAAAATTGGAGTACTACGAACCGGTGAAAAAATTCGACGACGACATTGAGTCGAGGTTTTTTCTCATACACGACAGTAATTACAACGAAAGGattaatcatatatataagaatgtAACGCACTGCGGGCTGGACATTGAGACTACCGGGCTGGAGGTGTTCGACGAGAAGATCCGCCTCATCCAGATCGCCGTGGAGGATTACCCAGTGATCATTTACGACATGTTTAACATAACGAAGGAGAGCATCCTAACTGGCCTGCGGGAAGtcctaaaaaatgaaaaagtggtgaaaattatacaaaacgGGAAATTCGACGCGAAATTTTTAATGCACAATAAATTTGAGGTAGCCAATATATTCGACACGTACATAGCTAGCAAGCTGTtagacaaaaataaaaacatgtACGGATTTAAGCTGAACAATATTGTggagaaatatttaaatgtaacCCTAGACAAGCAACAGCAAAATAGCGTGTGGAATAATTCGCTGCTGAACAATAACCAGCTGTTTTACGCTGCAAGAGACTCCAGCTGTTTACtcaaattgtacaaaaaattgaagtcCGAAATTTGTAGGGAAAATATGGGGACTGTAAACGATATTGAAAATAAGTGcattttgcccatttgtgaCATGGAGCTTAATGGCATCACGGTGGACCTGGAGAGCTTGAGCAAAAGTACGAATGAAATTTTGAGCGAATTAAATGAAGAGACGAGCAAATTGAAGGCAGAACTGAAGGACGAAGAAATTAACGTAAACTCGCAGCAACAGGTGCTAAAGgcattacaaaataaaaacgtgaGGGATGTTTCCAATAAACTTATCGAAAATACATCCGactcaaatttgaagaacttCCTCAACCATAGGGAAGTGGTCCTTCTAAGAAATTACAGAAGATTGTATAAGCTCTACTCCGCCTTCTACCTAAAGCTACCACaacatataaacaaaaaaacgaacaaaataCACACGACGTTTAATCAGTTAAAAACTTTCTCAGGCAGATTTAGCAGTGAGAAACCAAACTTACAGCAAATCCCAAGGCAGAAAAATATAAGGGAAATTTTCATTCCCCAAAAAgacaatatatttattatcgCCGACTTTAGGCAAATTGAGCTGAAGATAGCTGCAGAAATTACAAATGACGATATTATGCTCAAGGcgtataataataacatcGATTTGCACACACTCACCGCTAGCATTATCACGAAGAAGGCCATAGCTGATGTGAATAAGGAAGATAGGCACATTGCCAAGGCCATTAACTTTGGGTTAATCTACGGAATGAATTACgtcaatttgaaaaattatgcaaacaCGTATTATAACCTAAATATGAATCTTGATCAatgcctttatttttataactccttttttgagCACTATAAGGGCATATACAGATGGCACaatcaaataaaacaaatgagGGCCTTAGAGTACTCCACCCTTTCCAACAGGAAAGTCATTTTCCCCTACTTTTCCTTCACCAAGGCGTTGAACTACCCAGTGCAGGGCACCTGTGCTGACATTTTGAAACTCTCCTTAGTGGAGCTCTACAAAAATTTGAGACCCATCAATGGGAAAATCATCCTCTGCGTCCACGATGAAATTATAATCGAGGTGGACAAGAAATATCAGGAGGATGCCTTGAAAATCCTCGTGGAGTCGATGGAAAATTCcgcttccttctttttgaaaaaagtcAAGTGCGAAGTTTCCGTGAAGATTGCGCAGAACTGGGGCTCCAAGGAGTAG